CGTCGATAGAGCTTGAACCGCTGAGAAGAAGGAAAGAAGATATAGAGGCGTTGTTCTCCTGGTACATGAGACAGTCGGGATGCGATCCCCTCGTCGAGAACGGGCTTGTGGAGCTTCTCAAGGTCTACCACTGGCCGGGGAATGTAAGGCAGTTGATAAGTGTCGTCAAGATACTGGCCATAATAGGTAAAAGCACGGGACGGATCGGAAGAAACGACCTGCCCGTGAATATCAGGAGCCACTACATCGGTGGGCTCGACAGCAGGACGACTGAGAATGGCAGTCCGCTGAAGACGAAGGAGATCCCTTCGATAGGACTTGTGAGGGATCCGCTGGAGATCCGGAGTCTCGTAATATCGAGTCTCGTAAAGACGAACGGGAACAAGTCAGCCGCCGCCAGGGAACTCGGTGTTTCGAGAAGCACCTTCTACAGGGTGCTGAAGGACATGGATATTTATTAGATTTCTGTTATATTCAATTTGTGATCTGGTTGTTTATTAATCCCGCCCCTGATATGTGAGGTCGATATGTATCGTTCTGTATTCACCTGTGTGCTGTTGTGTCTGACCGTGTCAATCCTGTCGGTGACTGCTGTCGGCGAAGACGTAGCGGACGTCGAGAACGAGCTTGAAGCGCTGAGGCAGATCATAGCGGAAAAGGGGTACAGCTTTACAGTCGGGCGGACTCCCCTTACGGGACTCTCGAAAGAACAGCTGGCGCAAAGGACCGGTTTTATCCCGCCTTCGAAGGAGGAATGGGGTTCGCTGCCGCGGTTCGTGCCAGGCGCGCTCAGCTATCCCGGGGCAGATATCAGCGATCCGGTCTTCGACTGGAGGACTCTTGGCAATGTGACCGGAGTGAGGAACCAGGGCGCCTGTGGTTCGTGCTGGGCCTTCGCCGCGATAGCTCAGCTGGAGGGACATATTGCCATCTATGACAACATGATGATGGATCTTTCCGAGCAGCATATAATCGATTGTAACGAGGACGAGAAAAACTGTGACGGCGGCAACGCCTATGCTGCTTATAAGCTCCTGCTTTCTTTCGGCTCCGTGACAGAGGACTGTATTCCATATACCCAGTCGGACGAAGGAGAGTGCGGGCAGGCCTTCTGCACTTCTGTCGCGGTCATTGCGGATTATCCAGATGTGGAAGACTTCAATGTCACAGCGATCAAGACGGCGCTTCTGAGCGGACCTGTCTATACGGCGATCAGGACGAGCGCTTTATTTAATAGCTACATCGAAGGATGTTTCGATTATAACGACACTAACAATTACCCGGATCATGCCGTGCTGATAGTCGGATGGGACGACACGGCCTGCGATGAAGGGGGAGCCTGGATCGTTAAGAACAGCTGGGGGGAGGGCTGGGGCGAGGATGGATTTATGCATATCAAGTACGGTGTAAGTTACATAGGGATGTACGTTTCACAGATCCTGTATTCGCCTTTCGTAAGCCTGACCTCTCCAAACGGAGGGCAGACGATCTATGGGGATACGGAGTACAGGATCCAGTGGAGCAATCCCGGGATCGAACCGGACTCCGTCTCGCTTGCGTACAGCATCGGCGGTGCTGCCGGGCCATTCGACAACCCGATAGTCTCCGGGCTGACAGGAGTCGAGACTTACCTGTGGACCGTTCCCGAGATAACGAGCGAATCGGTCATGGTGAGGGTAACGGCCTGGCTGGACGGCGATATCAGGGCGTATGACCTCAGCGACGAAGTATTCGAGATCGCAGCATTTTCAAATACTGCCTCATCCTATCCCAATCCGTTCCAGGAAAAGATCAGCATCCTGTACGAGGTAGATTCTCCGGGGCGTGTAAAGATCACGATATTCGATGTGAGGGGTGGAGTGGTGAAAGTCGTGGAAGAGATCGACCGGGATACGGGCAATTATGTGGCGGAATGGGATGGAACGGAAGCTGACGGCGCTCCGGCAAATCCAGGTGTCTATTTCTATCTTCTCGATGCGCCGGGAACGACACGGTCAGAGAAGATCATCCTGTTGCGTTAGCCCGATCTGGTCCCGTCTCCATGGGCGACACCTTTTCTCCGATGGCCGCGGCCTGCAGAACGGCACCGTCCCTAGAACAGGCTGCTGAATCCTATCGTCCAGCGCATGTCCCAGTTCTCCGTCTCTCCGCTGATCTCCGGATGACTCAGATAGAAGGGGAATTCGGCCGTGATGTTCCAGATCTTTATGCCGATTCCGGCATCCTGAAGCACATAGTCAAAAGCGTTTTCTCCAAGTCTTTCTCCGACTTCATCCGGAAGAGCTTCGAGTGGGTCTTCGCCGAGAGCCTTGCCGTAATCGTAGAAGAGGTACAGCTCGGGACGCAGTGCATTCGAGAGCTTTTTCCCCAGGGGGAGGAAGGGCAGCTTCAGCTCGATATTCGACGATACGATAGACTTGAAACTGAAGTCTCCGTCGAAATATCCGCGAAGATTGGCATCTCCCGCTACATGAAAATTGTTGTAGTAGTCTTCCGGGAAAGCGCCCTTGCTTCTCAGCCAGAAGAAGTCCTCTTTGTCGACCGGACCGGCTCCTGCCAGGTTGAACATCTCCTGAAGAGGGGGGTCCATGGTGGCCCTGCCGAAGAACAGTCTCATCCTCGGCTCGATGGGCAGGGGCCAGAATCTGGAGGGCCATATTCTGGCGTTGAACGTCAATTTTTCATAACTGAAGTCACTGCCGTAGAACGACCGTTCGAGTCCGAGAAAGAAAGAGGTGTTGAATACGTCGGTCTTCGGGTAAGAGGCGATGAACAGGGACGATTTGATGTTCGGGCCTTCCTCATACATGCCGGGATATACATAGTCGGGGTCTGTGAGTTCCTGATAGCCGAGCTTGAGAGTGTAATGTTTGGTAAGAGGCTCGGAAAGGTGTTTGCGCCTCGTCTTGAAGATCGAAAGACTAGCCCCCTGCCTGCCTTCCCTGTAATATCCGTCGATTTTCCAGTCGGCTTCCCTGCCGAAATAGGTCAGAGGGTTTTCGAAAGAACCATAGACATCAAACTCTCCACTTTCGAATCCGTAGAGTCCCTGGAGCGTGAAATTTTTATAGATACCGTCATAGCTGCCCTTCAGGCACAGCCCGGCTTTGCCCCCGTCGATATCGTTATAAAATCCGAGGGGACTCACCCTGAACTGATAGGCGTCAGATGGATAATAATCGCTCGGAAGAAGTTCGAACATAAGCTCGCGTTTCCTGGGCGCGAAGTTATCAAGGAGATAGATGTCGAGGATCTCGTTGTCCGGGTTGATAGCGACAGAGACAGGTTCTATCGGGAATGTGAAGGTGTTTTCGTATTCGCGCGGCATGCCGTCGACCCTCTCCGTGACCGTGTTACCGTTCTTCAGCCGGAAGGCCAGGGTAAGGGGCATCATCATCTCACTCTTCCGCTTCACCTTGACATCGGCGGTGAATCCGTCGGCAGATTCGGATACTTTGAAGCGATCCACCCTGTAATCGCAATTTTTTGTGGAATGGAGCCATTGAATAAAGAACTCCCCGAGGTCCTGCCCCGATATCTCTTCGCATACATCGAGGAAAGCGTCTTCGTCGACATGTTTGAATTTCCATTTTTCGAGGTATGTATGCATTATTCTGCGGAAATCAGCGTCTCCCACATGATAACGCAGTGCTCTCATGAAAAGCGCGCCTTTCGTGTAGACCATCGTCCGCCCACAGTTATTAAACTCATGATAGGGCGTGGCGACACGCTCGGCGAATCCTGTACGGTGATAGTAGATGACCTGTCTTGAAAGCCTGTCCCAGATCTTGCGAGGTTTAAAGGACGACAGGAATGATTGCTCTTTCTCGTCACCATATGGCCCGAATTCGGTCTCTCTGCGGAGGTATGTCTGATAGGTCGTCATACCCTCGTCCATCCAGGCCTCTTCGCGTTCGTCGTTGGCCAGCATCCCATAGAACCAGTTGTGGCCTATCTCGTGAAGCATGAGGTCTTCATCGGCGGAGCCGTTCATGACCAGCATAGGATATTCCATCCCGCCACCGCTGTGTACATCGACGATGCTGATCTGTGGATATCCGTACGGGCCGGCGAAGTCTTCCATCCACTTCATACAGCGGACTCCCCTGGCGAGAGCGGAATCGGCCCAGGAGGAGTTCCATTTCCGGTAAAAGGACCGGATTTCGTACCCGTTGTATTCGGCCTTTTCCAGGGCGAATTCGGGGTCGGCGCACCAGGCGAAATCGTGAACGTTTTCAGCTCTGAACTTCACTGTCTTTTCGTGTCCGTATGTATCGGAGGCATCAGCTGTTCCGGCCTGCCCGCCGGTTTCCTGAGCTTTTTCCCCCGCAGCGGCCAAAGCCTTTTCCCATCCGGCGTCTCCTGAGACGAGAATGCCTGTGGATGCGATGACAAATTCATCGGGGATCGTGATCTCGACATCGAAATCGCCGAATTCACCGTAGAACTCACCTTTTCTGAACTGGTCGGCGTGCCAGCCGTTTTTATCGTATACGACCATCTTGGGGTACCACTGGCCCAGGGCGTAGTGGTCTCCAAGGAAGCCGGATCTGCCAAGTTTCTTTCTCACCAGCTCGGAGAAATGTACCTCGATCGATACTGTCCTGCCAGGAACGAGGGGTCTTGGGAATGTCGCGCTCAGGATCGTCCCGTCAACATCGAACGAGAGACTGTCCCCGTTGACTGTAAGGCTGGTTATATCTATCCAGCCGCGTGCCGAACCGGTCAGGCCGACAAGGATGGTCCAGACCCCGGGAAGGTGATCTTCGATAAGGGGGGAGGCCTTTTCCCGGTAGGCGTTCGGGTAGAGGTGCAGGTAGAAGGCATCCAGTGTGTCCGGGGAATTATTGGTGTAACTTATGATATTCGATCCGGTCAGCATGTGTGTCTCGGGGTTCAGCGTGCACATGATCGAATTATCGGCCTTCTGTTGCCAGTAGGGATCTATGAGGTCCGGGATCTGCGTGGATTGTGCAGCTACCGTGGTTCCGTTCAGGGCGGTCTCGATGACCCCCGAAGAAACTTTTTCCGGCGATGCCAGGATCCCGGCGGCCAGAAAGGCTGTTATAGCCATCAAATGGATATATCTGGATATAAAGCTATTTCTCATCTCGTCATTCATCCCTTCCAGGAAAGTCCTTCCGATACCCGGGTCCTATTCAACCAGCTGAAGTTAGCACAGTGATGCGGTCCAATCAAGCGGAATGGACCGTTGGCGGATCAGTCAATTGCCGGACGATATCCCCGGCCTGAACAATGGGGTACCCTATTTACTCCTATTCCCACCGGAGTGGACCATTTTGCTTGTAAGACAGGAAATCGCCTGATAATATTCTTCTTTACGCTGGTATCCATATTCGGCCCGGCGATAATCAAGAGAACATGGCAAGGTATTCCTGGAAGGAGGAAGGATGCTCAGAAAAGGAAGGAGTCTTTTCCTGTCGGCCCTGGTGATTTCGTTCACCATTCTGCTGGTTCAGCCAGCTGGTCAGTGCCAGACGCTGGAGGAAAAGGTCAATGAGTTCGAACTCGATAACGGGATGAAATTCCTGGTCGTCGAGAGGCATGAAGCCCCAGTGGCGTTCTGCGCGATAGTATTCAATGTGGGGTCTGCCAATGAATGGCCCAATGTGACGGGGATATCTCATCTTCTCGAACACATGATGTTCAAAGGTACGAAGATGTTGGGAACGAGCGACTACAAGAAAGAGATCCCCTACATAGAAAAGACCGACGAGCTTGGCGAGATGACTATAGAACTTCGCAAGGAGCTGGGGGAATGGCGCTTCGAAGCGTTCAAGGAATTCCGCGAGACCATCATCGCCGGCTTTACCGAAGAGGAGACAGAGAAAGCCGGGACAAACAAATATACACAGAACCTTATTCTCGTAGAGAAGATCCGGGCGATGGAAAGCCTTCCCGAAGAGCTTACATCGAGAAAGTACCTTCTTGAGAAAGACGGCGTCGATTATCTCGAGAAGTATCTGGAATACGAGCAGACATGGGGAGAGATCGTAAGGCTGACGGACGAACAGCGCACCCGGTTCGTTGTGAACAACGAACTGTGGGAGACATATATGAACAACGGGTCCCGCATGCTCAACGCGGGAACGTCCTATGATTTCACCGTCTATTTCGTCTATCTGCCCACCAACAGGCTCGAACTCTGGATGACGATGGAATCAGACCGTATGGATTCTGCCATTTTCAGGGAGTTCTGGATCGAAAGGGACGTCGTCATGGAAGAGCGGCGGCTGGCCGACAACGATCCCGACGATGTGCTCGACGAAGCATTCAACTCGGTGGCGTTCACCGCCTGTCCCTACAAGTGGCCCGTTCTTGGCTGGATGAGCGATCTGCAGACGATCGACAGAAAGGAACTCGCCGAATATCACAAGACCTTCTATGCTCCGAATAACGCGACTGCGGTCATAGTGGGTGATGTGGATGTAAAGACTGTCAGGAAGATGGCAAAGAAATATTTCGAGTCGATTTCTGACCAGGAACCACCTCCTCCGCTGGAGACGAGAGAACCGAAGCAGCAGGGCGAAAGACGTCTCGTGATCGAACATGATGCGAATCCGAAATTGATGGTCGGTTATCACAAGCCTATTCATCCCGACCCGGAATCGGTCGTATTCGACGTCATGACCAGCGTGCTGGCCGGTGGCCGGACTTCGAGGCTGTATAAGTCGATATTCGAGGATAAGAAACTCACGGCTGAGCCGGTGAGAGTCTATACGGGTCCAGGCGAGAGATACGACAACCTCCTGATGTTCACCGCCGAGCCCAGGCATCCTCACACGCTCGAGGAAGTCGAGGCCGCGATCTACGAAGAGATTGAAAAGCTCAAGACAGAGCCGGTGACCGATAGAGAGCTGCAGAGGATACTCAACCAGCTCGACTCACAGATGGTCCAGCAGCTCGGATCGAATCTCGGCATCGCGTTCACCGTGCTTATGGGCGAGATCTTCCGTGGCGACTGGCACGCGATGTTCCGGCAGTACGATATGACGAAGGAAGTCACGGCTGAGGACGTGATGAAGGTAGCTGAAAAATATCTGATAGAGAGCAACAGGACTGTTGGCTGGAGAGTGAAGATCGAAAAAGAAGAAGGCGAAGAAGGGGGAGAAGCGGGAGATGAAGTCGATCAGCAGGCTCTAAGGGCATGGGTCATGTCCCTGCCACCAGATGAACAGGCGGAGGTCATACAGAAATTCCAGAGCATGAGGTCGGAAGCCGAAGCGATGGAATATATGAAAGAACTATGGGAACGCGTAAAAGCGTCCGGCGCGGTAAAGGAATAAGACCGGAAAGGAAAGATGACGATGAAAAGAAAGATCCTCATTATAGTCCTGGTGGCAGTCCTTGCCGGCATGCTTGCGACGCCGTTGACGGCAGGAAGAAAGCATCCGAGCAAGCTCAAGTATCCCGACCTCGAAGTCCAGGTTCCCGAGGTCATGGATATTTCCTTTCCCAACGGGATGAAAGGTTTCATGATCGAGGACCACGAGATCCCCGCGGTGAATATTGTGATCCTTTTCAAGACCTATTTTCCCGAGAAGGAAAAATACGGATTGAACGAATTGGCCCGCTGGGTCATGCGTAACGGGGGCAGCGAGAGCTGGCCGGCCGACAAGCTGAACGACGAGCTCGAATTTCTGCCGGCGCAGGTCGAGTTTTTCGGAGGAGATCTCAGCACGAGCGTTTTTATCAACTGCATGAAGAAAGATCTGGAAAACGTTCTGGGCATACTCGCCGATGTGGTTACCAATCCCTCCTTCCCGGAGGAAAAGGTACAGAAGAAGAAAGACGATATGCTCGAGGACATACGAAGAAAGAACGACCAGCCGAGAAACATCGTCAACAGGGAGTTCAATAAACTGTTGTACGGTGACCACCCCTACAGCTGGGAGACGGAAGAGGCGTCGATATCGTCAGTGACCAGAGACGACCTCGTAGCTTTTCATCGCGCCTGGTTCGTTCCGAACAATGCCCTGATCGGTATCAGTGGAGATGTCACCAAGCCTGAGATCGAAAAACTGATAAGCGAGGCGTTTACCGGATGGGAGCAGGGCGAAGTGAATATCCCGCAGGTTCCGGATGTGGGTGGCAGTCCCGATCCGACCGTGAACTATATCTACAAGGATATCAGTCAGGCATATATAAACCTGGGACATCTCGGAATCAACTCGAACAATCCTGACAAGTGCGCGGTCACGATCATGAACTTTATCCTCGGCGGCGGATCGTTTACGTCCTGGATAACGACGGAGGTCCGCGAGAAGAGGGGCCTTGCCTACTCTGCCAGGTCGAGATACAGTTCCGATCCTTTCGCGGTCGGAGTCTTCAGCGCATTCGCCCAGACTTCGGCGGGCGAGTACAGCAGGGCGCTTCAGGTGATCCTGGACCAGATCGAGAGGATGAAGACGGACGGTCCTACGGAAGAGGAACTCAGAAAAGCTGTCGATTCGTTCCTCAACAGTCAGGTCTTCGACTATGATTCGAAGGCTGGAATGGTGCGTAGATTGATCGACCTGCAGTTCCAGGGAAGATCGCTTAATACTCCTGAAGAAGATATGGCCAAATATGCTGCGCTGACTGTCGAGGATATAAAGGCCGCGGCTCTCAAATATCTCGACATGGACATGCTGACTATCCTCGTCGTAGGTGACAAGGAACAGTTCGACCGTCCCCTTTCCGAGTTCGGAGAGGTCAAGGAGATAGAACTGAAGTAGAATAAGCTGCAATTGTCCGGCTGGCTTCCGGGCAGGCAGAGAATCGGATGATTTTCGGAAGGACCGGGGCCCGGCCCCGGTCCACCGGAACGGAGAGAACAGGTTTTGGACGAAATTACTGCGATAATCCTTGGTGGAGGCAGAGGGACGAGGCTGTATCCGCTCACGAGGAGCCGGTCGAAACCGGCTGTACCGCTTGCGGGGAATTACAGGTTGATAGATGTTCCTGTGAGCAACTGCATAAACTCGGAGATAGAGCGGATATACGTTCTGACCCAATTCAACTCGGCCTCGCTTAACCAGCATATTTCCAGGACCTACCGTTTCGATACGTTCAGCAGCGGTTTCGTCGAGATCCTGGCAGCCGAGCAGACGCTGATCTCGACC
The genomic region above belongs to Candidatus Latescibacterota bacterium and contains:
- a CDS encoding T9SS type A sorting domain-containing protein — protein: MYRSVFTCVLLCLTVSILSVTAVGEDVADVENELEALRQIIAEKGYSFTVGRTPLTGLSKEQLAQRTGFIPPSKEEWGSLPRFVPGALSYPGADISDPVFDWRTLGNVTGVRNQGACGSCWAFAAIAQLEGHIAIYDNMMMDLSEQHIIDCNEDEKNCDGGNAYAAYKLLLSFGSVTEDCIPYTQSDEGECGQAFCTSVAVIADYPDVEDFNVTAIKTALLSGPVYTAIRTSALFNSYIEGCFDYNDTNNYPDHAVLIVGWDDTACDEGGAWIVKNSWGEGWGEDGFMHIKYGVSYIGMYVSQILYSPFVSLTSPNGGQTIYGDTEYRIQWSNPGIEPDSVSLAYSIGGAAGPFDNPIVSGLTGVETYLWTVPEITSESVMVRVTAWLDGDIRAYDLSDEVFEIAAFSNTASSYPNPFQEKISILYEVDSPGRVKITIFDVRGGVVKVVEEIDRDTGNYVAEWDGTEADGAPANPGVYFYLLDAPGTTRSEKIILLR
- a CDS encoding M1 family metallopeptidase; the encoded protein is MRNSFISRYIHLMAITAFLAAGILASPEKVSSGVIETALNGTTVAAQSTQIPDLIDPYWQQKADNSIMCTLNPETHMLTGSNIISYTNNSPDTLDAFYLHLYPNAYREKASPLIEDHLPGVWTILVGLTGSARGWIDITSLTVNGDSLSFDVDGTILSATFPRPLVPGRTVSIEVHFSELVRKKLGRSGFLGDHYALGQWYPKMVVYDKNGWHADQFRKGEFYGEFGDFDVEITIPDEFVIASTGILVSGDAGWEKALAAAGEKAQETGGQAGTADASDTYGHEKTVKFRAENVHDFAWCADPEFALEKAEYNGYEIRSFYRKWNSSWADSALARGVRCMKWMEDFAGPYGYPQISIVDVHSGGGMEYPMLVMNGSADEDLMLHEIGHNWFYGMLANDEREEAWMDEGMTTYQTYLRRETEFGPYGDEKEQSFLSSFKPRKIWDRLSRQVIYYHRTGFAERVATPYHEFNNCGRTMVYTKGALFMRALRYHVGDADFRRIMHTYLEKWKFKHVDEDAFLDVCEEISGQDLGEFFIQWLHSTKNCDYRVDRFKVSESADGFTADVKVKRKSEMMMPLTLAFRLKNGNTVTERVDGMPREYENTFTFPIEPVSVAINPDNEILDIYLLDNFAPRKRELMFELLPSDYYPSDAYQFRVSPLGFYNDIDGGKAGLCLKGSYDGIYKNFTLQGLYGFESGEFDVYGSFENPLTYFGREADWKIDGYYREGRQGASLSIFKTRRKHLSEPLTKHYTLKLGYQELTDPDYVYPGMYEEGPNIKSSLFIASYPKTDVFNTSFFLGLERSFYGSDFSYEKLTFNARIWPSRFWPLPIEPRMRLFFGRATMDPPLQEMFNLAGAGPVDKEDFFWLRSKGAFPEDYYNNFHVAGDANLRGYFDGDFSFKSIVSSNIELKLPFLPLGKKLSNALRPELYLFYDYGKALGEDPLEALPDEVGERLGENAFDYVLQDAGIGIKIWNITAEFPFYLSHPEISGETENWDMRWTIGFSSLF
- a CDS encoding insulinase family protein, with the translated sequence MLRKGRSLFLSALVISFTILLVQPAGQCQTLEEKVNEFELDNGMKFLVVERHEAPVAFCAIVFNVGSANEWPNVTGISHLLEHMMFKGTKMLGTSDYKKEIPYIEKTDELGEMTIELRKELGEWRFEAFKEFRETIIAGFTEEETEKAGTNKYTQNLILVEKIRAMESLPEELTSRKYLLEKDGVDYLEKYLEYEQTWGEIVRLTDEQRTRFVVNNELWETYMNNGSRMLNAGTSYDFTVYFVYLPTNRLELWMTMESDRMDSAIFREFWIERDVVMEERRLADNDPDDVLDEAFNSVAFTACPYKWPVLGWMSDLQTIDRKELAEYHKTFYAPNNATAVIVGDVDVKTVRKMAKKYFESISDQEPPPPLETREPKQQGERRLVIEHDANPKLMVGYHKPIHPDPESVVFDVMTSVLAGGRTSRLYKSIFEDKKLTAEPVRVYTGPGERYDNLLMFTAEPRHPHTLEEVEAAIYEEIEKLKTEPVTDRELQRILNQLDSQMVQQLGSNLGIAFTVLMGEIFRGDWHAMFRQYDMTKEVTAEDVMKVAEKYLIESNRTVGWRVKIEKEEGEEGGEAGDEVDQQALRAWVMSLPPDEQAEVIQKFQSMRSEAEAMEYMKELWERVKASGAVKE
- a CDS encoding insulinase family protein, which produces MKRKILIIVLVAVLAGMLATPLTAGRKHPSKLKYPDLEVQVPEVMDISFPNGMKGFMIEDHEIPAVNIVILFKTYFPEKEKYGLNELARWVMRNGGSESWPADKLNDELEFLPAQVEFFGGDLSTSVFINCMKKDLENVLGILADVVTNPSFPEEKVQKKKDDMLEDIRRKNDQPRNIVNREFNKLLYGDHPYSWETEEASISSVTRDDLVAFHRAWFVPNNALIGISGDVTKPEIEKLISEAFTGWEQGEVNIPQVPDVGGSPDPTVNYIYKDISQAYINLGHLGINSNNPDKCAVTIMNFILGGGSFTSWITTEVREKRGLAYSARSRYSSDPFAVGVFSAFAQTSAGEYSRALQVILDQIERMKTDGPTEEELRKAVDSFLNSQVFDYDSKAGMVRRLIDLQFQGRSLNTPEEDMAKYAALTVEDIKAAALKYLDMDMLTILVVGDKEQFDRPLSEFGEVKEIELK